The Nitrospira sp. KM1 genome includes a window with the following:
- a CDS encoding NAD(P)/FAD-dependent oxidoreductase — translation MRSTRVVIIGGGFGGLSAALSLRDVDVTLIDRTNHHVFQPLLYQVATAALSPSDIAWPLRTILRGQRNIRVVMDDVLSIDRVVRSVTLRNSGPILFDVLIVATGSRHSYFGHDEWESFAPGLKTMADAIRLRERMLFAFEEADRRQAATGTHDPLNFVIVGGGPTGVELAGAMAEIGRKAMGPDFPTLRLNDLSIVLVEGGPRLLPGFSPDLSSKAADDLSHMGVTVRLNTEVTAVHAGAVSIGQERIPATNIIWAAGNKASPLLATLKARQDSTGRVYVTPDLSIPDEPWIFVIGDAAHCPGKDGAPLPGLAPVAMQQGRYVADMIEKDVPSEQRRPFVYRDRGMLATIGRARAVAEIGPLHVSGLIAWVLWCTVHIFFLIGFRNRVRVMFEWIWYYLTFKPGARLLYAQTQTSHEEERQRVDP, via the coding sequence ATGCGTAGCACACGCGTTGTCATCATCGGTGGAGGGTTCGGAGGACTCAGTGCCGCGCTGTCCCTGCGCGACGTCGATGTCACACTCATCGACCGCACGAATCACCACGTGTTTCAGCCGTTGTTGTATCAAGTCGCCACCGCCGCCCTGTCGCCCAGCGATATTGCATGGCCCCTCCGCACGATCCTGCGCGGACAGCGCAATATCCGAGTGGTCATGGATGATGTGCTCTCGATCGATCGGGTGGTCAGAAGTGTCACGCTTCGCAACAGCGGGCCGATTTTGTTCGATGTACTCATCGTCGCGACCGGATCCCGACATTCGTATTTCGGACACGATGAATGGGAGTCGTTTGCGCCGGGACTCAAGACCATGGCAGACGCGATCCGGTTGCGCGAGAGAATGCTATTCGCGTTCGAAGAGGCGGACCGTCGGCAGGCCGCGACGGGAACGCACGATCCCCTCAATTTTGTCATCGTGGGCGGCGGACCTACCGGAGTGGAGCTTGCCGGGGCCATGGCCGAGATCGGGCGAAAAGCCATGGGACCGGATTTTCCGACGCTACGGCTGAATGATCTGTCGATCGTGCTGGTTGAAGGAGGGCCGCGCCTGTTGCCGGGATTCAGCCCGGACCTTTCGTCCAAGGCCGCCGACGACCTGTCGCACATGGGAGTGACCGTCCGTCTGAACACCGAAGTCACGGCAGTGCACGCCGGCGCAGTTTCCATAGGGCAGGAACGGATTCCGGCAACAAACATCATTTGGGCTGCCGGAAACAAAGCCTCCCCGCTTCTGGCGACGCTGAAGGCTCGCCAAGACTCCACCGGGCGTGTGTACGTCACGCCGGACCTGTCGATTCCTGACGAACCCTGGATCTTCGTTATCGGCGACGCCGCGCATTGTCCGGGAAAAGACGGGGCACCTCTGCCGGGCCTGGCGCCGGTCGCCATGCAGCAGGGCCGATACGTGGCGGACATGATCGAGAAAGACGTGCCGAGCGAACAACGGCGCCCGTTCGTTTATCGGGACCGCGGTATGCTGGCGACAATCGGCCGGGCACGTGCTGTGGCTGAAATAGGCCCGCTCCACGTCTCGGGCCTCATCGCGTGGGTCCTCTGGTGCACGGTGCACATTTTTTTCCTGATAGGATTCCGGAACCGGGTCCGCGTCATGTTCGAATGGATCTGGTATTACCTCACCTTCAAACCCGGCGCGCGACTCCTCTACGCCCAGACACAAACCTCACATGAAGAGGAGCGGCAGCGGGTCGATCCCTAG
- a CDS encoding HEAT repeat domain-containing protein, translated as MRRNLDNRLLTYMWLPLWLMAFSGLGLSPSLAEGTPPVKASSPKDATLDNYLRDCGGKPSGPANCEKLRKDTIDILKQDVHTLGSTASRTYLPEIIGMFSSDEPDLRIAAADALGMIGPQDQDVDALIPITNDPVPDVRQAVSQMIGHGKGNALALLKQRIILMSVGRTPQTPADASKYSMPVAPDSSYWFDSSDATVGRLSYVSISGKSDPAQFFRGKAKKGPFPLAEFKDKYRYQLQDENEANSLAQQAAGKELENVQPPDPTNMQAFTEYMQKVQSIGAKQGSRIYLDSYDPKLFGSPTVYVLEERQIGRRSYPTRFVVLYQEQALRKPGYRLSWMTVADRTIKEVQEASLQEEQQEEGRKKESAALKKKAEELESLAKKKDAVEQKQFKKGQDDLEKALGF; from the coding sequence ATGAGACGAAATCTCGACAATCGTTTATTGACGTACATGTGGCTCCCGCTTTGGCTCATGGCGTTCTCCGGTCTTGGACTGTCCCCATCGCTGGCGGAGGGGACCCCGCCGGTTAAGGCATCATCACCGAAAGATGCAACCCTCGACAATTATCTTCGGGACTGTGGCGGCAAGCCTTCCGGACCGGCCAATTGCGAGAAACTCAGGAAGGACACGATTGATATCCTGAAGCAGGACGTACACACGCTAGGTTCGACTGCCAGTCGAACCTACCTACCTGAGATCATAGGGATGTTCTCCAGCGATGAACCCGATCTGCGAATTGCGGCAGCCGATGCGCTCGGCATGATCGGACCGCAGGATCAGGATGTCGATGCATTGATCCCAATCACGAACGATCCCGTGCCGGATGTACGGCAAGCCGTCTCGCAAATGATCGGCCATGGGAAGGGAAACGCGCTGGCGTTGCTGAAACAGCGGATCATCCTGATGAGCGTTGGACGCACGCCGCAAACTCCGGCAGACGCGTCAAAATATTCGATGCCGGTTGCTCCGGACAGTAGTTATTGGTTTGATTCGAGTGATGCCACAGTCGGTCGGCTGTCTTATGTCTCCATCAGCGGGAAAAGCGATCCGGCTCAATTTTTCAGGGGGAAGGCCAAGAAGGGACCATTTCCGCTTGCAGAGTTCAAAGACAAATACCGGTATCAGCTGCAAGACGAAAACGAGGCGAACAGTTTGGCACAGCAGGCGGCAGGAAAGGAGTTGGAAAATGTTCAGCCGCCTGATCCGACAAACATGCAGGCCTTTACGGAGTACATGCAGAAGGTCCAGTCCATAGGAGCGAAACAAGGCAGCAGGATCTATCTCGATTCATATGATCCAAAGCTTTTCGGCTCTCCAACCGTGTATGTGCTGGAAGAGAGGCAGATCGGCAGACGCAGCTATCCCACTCGCTTTGTCGTGCTCTATCAAGAACAGGCTCTCCGGAAGCCGGGTTACCGACTGTCATGGATGACGGTGGCAGACCGTACCATCAAAGAAGTCCAGGAGGCTTCGCTCCAGGAAGAGCAACAGGAGGAGGGGCGTAAGAAAGAAAGCGCTGCCCTGAAGAAGAAGGCAGAAGAACTGGAATCCCTGGCCAAGAAAAAAGACGCAGTGGAGCAAAAACAGTTTAAGAAAGGGCAGGACGATCTCGAGAAGGCATTAGGCTTTTAG
- a CDS encoding tetratricopeptide repeat protein — protein MDRLILHRLAFFALAASATVATYAGAVYGDFQFDDVPAILENPHLERWETFLGHLGHMVRPALYGTLLIDRSLYGTGPTGYHVLNLLLHLGSGLLIYRILSHAVTEDIRQPAFWTALLFLIHPIQTEAVTYISGRASGLMAFFYLLALTLYLEAATHRRNSISSRRYLIGALISFMLALGSKETAMTFPFVLLLWDPLIRRLDHAELRRTFLSSHLPFWLVLFAAGLWTWSHPRYSALAQFSFGLRPFWDNLLSELHAAVYALLLLVCPWKQNFDHDLPVLHSLSEWPMPIDMLLLSGMAGGALIAARRLPLFSFGLAWFFLQMLPTILIPRNDLLSERNLYLASMGPFLAVVALGIHLISRLIVTLPYLKLVRVAAGSLIIALVVTLCLVTVQRNALYRDPLLLWSDTVAKSPRKARPHNNLGHSLAQRGDWSRAIDEFRIAATLDPDYVAAQDNLRDAYLHHVGRR, from the coding sequence GTGGACCGCCTCATCCTTCACCGCTTGGCCTTCTTTGCTCTCGCCGCTTCAGCCACCGTGGCAACCTATGCGGGCGCGGTCTACGGCGATTTCCAATTCGACGATGTTCCCGCGATTCTCGAGAATCCGCATCTGGAGCGCTGGGAAACCTTCCTCGGCCATCTCGGCCACATGGTCCGGCCCGCACTCTACGGGACGTTGCTTATCGATCGGTCGCTGTATGGAACCGGCCCAACCGGATATCATGTCCTGAATCTGTTGCTTCATCTCGGATCCGGGCTGCTCATCTATCGGATTCTTTCTCATGCGGTGACGGAGGACATCCGACAGCCCGCGTTCTGGACCGCACTGCTCTTTCTGATCCATCCGATTCAAACCGAAGCCGTCACGTACATCTCAGGCCGCGCTTCCGGTCTGATGGCTTTTTTCTATCTTCTTGCCCTTACCCTCTATCTCGAAGCCGCGACGCATCGCCGAAACAGCATCTCTTCCCGACGGTATCTGATCGGAGCGCTCATCTCGTTCATGCTGGCCCTCGGCTCTAAAGAAACCGCCATGACCTTCCCGTTCGTGCTCCTGCTGTGGGACCCATTGATCCGCCGGCTCGATCATGCCGAACTTCGCCGGACCTTCCTCTCATCTCACCTACCATTCTGGCTGGTCCTGTTCGCCGCGGGGTTGTGGACCTGGTCTCATCCCCGCTACTCTGCCCTTGCTCAATTCAGTTTCGGTCTCCGGCCTTTCTGGGACAATCTCCTCAGCGAACTCCATGCCGCGGTATATGCACTGTTGCTGCTTGTATGTCCCTGGAAGCAGAATTTCGACCACGACCTTCCCGTACTTCATTCGTTGTCAGAGTGGCCAATGCCGATCGACATGCTCTTGCTCTCCGGGATGGCAGGAGGAGCGCTGATCGCGGCTCGACGGCTTCCTCTCTTCTCATTCGGCCTTGCGTGGTTCTTCCTGCAGATGCTTCCCACCATCCTCATTCCCCGCAATGATCTTCTCAGCGAGCGCAACCTGTATTTGGCCTCCATGGGACCGTTCCTTGCGGTCGTCGCCCTTGGCATCCACCTGATATCGCGCCTCATCGTGACCCTGCCATATCTCAAACTCGTTCGTGTCGCCGCCGGGAGTCTGATCATCGCACTGGTCGTCACGCTCTGCCTTGTGACCGTCCAGCGAAACGCGCTGTATCGCGACCCGCTCCTTCTCTGGTCCGATACGGTGGCCAAATCACCGCGGAAAGCGAGACCACATAACAATCTGGGGCATTCCCTTGCGCAACGGGGCGACTGGAGCCGCGCGATCGACGAATTCCGGATCGCTGCCACGCTCGATCCAGACTACGTGGCGGCTCAAGACAATCTTCGCGACGCATACCTCCATCACGTCGGACGACGCTAA
- a CDS encoding D-alanyl-D-alanine carboxypeptidase family protein codes for MRLLAGSLLVAVLVTAQAAWTEGVLAHESSSDLPGRPVVRAAALYLVELRSGRVLLEKNATRRLPPASLTKIMTALVALEAAPLQSVVKIDARALGHRSSLQFEAGEEFLLQDLVMAMLVTSANDACEAVAWHVGGDDIRFVTMMNERARKLGLKNTHFANPCGFDAPGHYSTASDLSKLTEQALQVPIFPTMVRTVMQDIASVDGKRHIALYTTNDLLLDQEVTGVKTGYTNKAGRCLIASMVKDGHQFLLVGLNLMDQWEQTTQLLRYGQAVMRVGQEGGRP; via the coding sequence ATGCGGCTGCTCGCCGGATCGCTGTTGGTTGCGGTGCTCGTGACGGCTCAGGCGGCGTGGACTGAAGGCGTTCTTGCTCACGAGTCGTCTTCCGACCTGCCGGGCCGGCCCGTCGTAAGGGCTGCAGCTCTGTATCTGGTCGAGCTCAGATCCGGGCGTGTCTTGCTGGAAAAGAATGCGACCCGCCGGCTTCCCCCCGCCAGTCTGACGAAAATCATGACCGCCTTGGTGGCGTTGGAAGCTGCACCGCTTCAAAGTGTGGTGAAGATCGACGCTCGAGCGCTCGGACACCGCTCGTCCCTTCAGTTTGAGGCCGGAGAAGAATTTCTCCTCCAGGATTTGGTGATGGCCATGCTGGTGACCAGCGCGAATGATGCATGCGAGGCGGTCGCCTGGCATGTCGGCGGCGATGACATCCGGTTCGTGACAATGATGAACGAGCGGGCCCGCAAGTTGGGATTGAAGAATACGCACTTCGCCAACCCCTGTGGGTTCGATGCTCCGGGACACTATTCGACGGCCTCGGACCTTTCAAAATTGACGGAGCAGGCGCTGCAGGTGCCGATTTTCCCCACGATGGTTCGAACGGTCATGCAGGATATCGCCAGCGTGGATGGCAAGAGGCACATCGCGCTGTATACCACCAATGATCTGCTTCTCGATCAGGAAGTCACCGGCGTGAAAACCGGATATACCAATAAGGCAGGTCGCTGTCTCATCGCCAGCATGGTCAAAGACGGGCACCAATTCCTGCTGGTGGGGCTCAATCTCATGGACCAATGGGAACAAACGACACAGTTGCTTCGGTATGGACAGGCGGTGATGCGCGTCGGACAGGAGGGGGGCAGGCCTTAG
- a CDS encoding DUF4412 domain-containing protein — protein sequence MSHAMMIVIALANLLALLPADAAQPSRPQAEYSADSVVQTEEGTIQQHVYVTPSKERREMLTGAGEGAVQILRYDTKVMWQLMPSEKMYMEHSIGGGQGRGSDPSQWTYEDTVMGEETLNGVKVTKYKTIATSTDGKKYGGFSWRTTEGINVKQDLLYKEGNEKKRMLTELNNLKIGRQDPQLFEIPEGFTKFDMGMMGMMGRSGMGQPMGRPDMGGTGTPLPSTRQSGTRPEVVMPQETPAPNPEPPAESEVDKATNFMKGLFGR from the coding sequence ATGTCACACGCCATGATGATCGTGATTGCGCTGGCGAATCTCTTGGCCCTGTTGCCTGCGGATGCGGCTCAACCGAGCCGCCCTCAAGCGGAATACTCGGCCGATTCGGTCGTTCAAACCGAGGAAGGGACCATTCAACAGCATGTGTACGTCACGCCGAGCAAGGAACGGCGGGAAATGCTGACCGGCGCCGGTGAAGGAGCGGTTCAGATTTTGCGATATGACACGAAAGTGATGTGGCAGCTCATGCCGTCGGAAAAGATGTACATGGAACATTCGATCGGCGGAGGCCAGGGCCGGGGGAGTGATCCGTCGCAATGGACCTATGAAGATACGGTGATGGGCGAAGAAACGTTGAACGGCGTCAAGGTCACGAAGTACAAGACCATCGCGACCAGTACGGACGGGAAGAAATATGGCGGCTTTTCCTGGCGGACTACGGAGGGAATCAACGTGAAGCAGGACCTTCTCTACAAGGAAGGCAACGAAAAGAAGCGGATGCTCACGGAACTCAACAATCTCAAGATCGGAAGGCAGGATCCTCAGCTCTTCGAGATCCCCGAGGGATTCACGAAATTCGACATGGGCATGATGGGAATGATGGGCCGTTCCGGTATGGGGCAGCCGATGGGCCGGCCCGATATGGGAGGGACGGGAACGCCGCTGCCCAGCACGCGACAATCAGGCACGAGACCAGAAGTCGTGATGCCGCAGGAGACTCCGGCGCCGAACCCTGAACCCCCGGCCGAATCTGAGGTGGACAAGGCCACCAATTTCATGAAGGGCCTGTTCGGTCGATAG
- a CDS encoding caspase family protein, which produces MVSRSRRSGLLLLLTTVIILWALLSVSPAGAASRGASPAKAVPGDVSIEGEYWALIIGINDYQSAPKLKTAVADASGIRQVLVDRYGFKPEKIKMLLNGDATRSRIEGAFVKMAREAAPSDSVLVYYAGHGQNSDDNQLAWWVPVEGNLEEPGTWILDAAIRNYVAAMRARHVYVIADSCFSGNLFAQSRALVNPVADKYYAKLYAKRSRWGLTSGSNEPVADQGKDGHSVFAYHLITFLKDNDEPYLVPSRIADHVIPLVARNAEQMPRSQPLQGANDEGGQFVLQLASAARGIEDQGKKAEEAVRQQRDKAQEEFKKELERMAEERRRLETDAKEKLELERARLIELERQLEKQRREEADVKRQLEDEHRQRVDAERQAAEAKKSGEAAQQAAKLKAAEGQRQAEDDTRKKLAEEKKQREALERQLADQRQRETDTRRALEQEQARRREAERIAKDAPSKGESAEPQYKPAKSERAPFVGGF; this is translated from the coding sequence ATGGTTAGCCGCTCCCGCCGATCAGGCCTTCTGCTTCTCCTCACCACTGTTATCATCCTTTGGGCGCTCCTTTCCGTTTCTCCTGCTGGCGCCGCATCGCGTGGTGCGAGTCCGGCAAAAGCCGTCCCTGGCGACGTATCGATCGAGGGCGAGTACTGGGCTTTGATCATCGGCATCAATGACTATCAATCGGCCCCCAAATTGAAGACCGCCGTCGCCGACGCGAGCGGCATACGCCAGGTGCTGGTGGATCGGTACGGATTCAAGCCCGAGAAGATCAAAATGCTGCTCAATGGAGACGCGACTCGAAGCCGCATCGAAGGGGCGTTCGTGAAGATGGCCCGGGAGGCCGCACCGTCCGACAGTGTGCTGGTCTACTACGCCGGCCACGGGCAGAACAGCGACGATAACCAACTCGCCTGGTGGGTTCCGGTGGAGGGAAATCTGGAGGAACCGGGAACATGGATTCTGGACGCGGCAATCCGAAACTACGTCGCAGCCATGCGCGCCCGCCATGTCTATGTGATCGCCGATTCCTGTTTCAGCGGCAATCTGTTCGCGCAATCCCGGGCGCTCGTCAACCCCGTCGCCGATAAGTACTACGCCAAACTCTACGCCAAACGGTCTCGCTGGGGCCTCACCTCAGGAAGCAACGAGCCGGTCGCCGATCAAGGCAAGGACGGGCACAGCGTCTTCGCTTATCACCTCATCACGTTCCTGAAAGACAACGACGAGCCGTATCTCGTCCCTAGCCGGATTGCCGACCATGTCATTCCGCTCGTCGCACGGAATGCCGAACAGATGCCGAGAAGCCAGCCCCTTCAAGGGGCAAACGACGAAGGCGGACAGTTCGTCCTGCAGCTGGCATCGGCCGCACGCGGCATCGAGGATCAGGGCAAAAAAGCCGAGGAAGCGGTCCGCCAGCAGCGTGACAAAGCGCAGGAAGAATTCAAGAAGGAATTGGAACGCATGGCCGAGGAACGGCGCCGCCTCGAAACCGATGCCAAAGAAAAGCTGGAACTGGAGCGCGCTCGCCTGATCGAACTCGAACGCCAACTTGAGAAGCAGCGCCGGGAAGAAGCGGACGTCAAACGGCAGCTCGAAGACGAACATCGTCAGCGTGTCGATGCCGAACGGCAGGCTGCCGAAGCCAAAAAATCTGGCGAGGCCGCACAGCAGGCCGCGAAGCTGAAGGCGGCGGAAGGCCAGCGCCAGGCTGAAGACGACACGCGAAAGAAACTCGCCGAAGAAAAGAAGCAACGAGAGGCGCTCGAACGCCAACTGGCGGATCAGCGTCAGCGAGAGACCGACACGCGCCGTGCACTCGAACAAGAACAGGCGCGACGGCGTGAGGCGGAACGGATCGCGAAAGACGCCCCGTCGAAGGGCGAATCGGCCGAGCCGCAGTATAAACCGGCGAAGAGCGAGCGAGCACCGTTCGTGGGCGGCTTTTAG
- a CDS encoding tetratricopeptide repeat protein, whose product MPSRCAIWWIGTLVLTWSSLACAEEFLPASNQKVRVSRQVFDQLVRSVNDPRTPPEFRIVKGKATTFDVAQFLPGRHAVYLEEEFYDLLQSSLPKEQANGLALILGHELAHFYRNHRWAEGFGRAFAHRQTALGGGESGEDVPRIESAKERRRLEAEADYFGGFYSFLAGYQPLSVATPVFDAIYTHYRFDPGLPAYEHLKHRRETAKEAQQRLRELAPLFETGVYALLIGDYTSSGLIFDRIATEFPGPEILNNAGVAEALDALQWFSETENRFVYPFEIDSESRLAGEGQRGMTFADPEQRRGRRNDLLEQARRHLEKAVAMNPSYAMALLNLACVFDLLGDYESAGSRAEAARLLAQSQGAAEMLARAHAVKGIVFSHQGDDESAKREFGLAANSGNGAGVENLARINAPAGRASLHVAEPRTLALPEQVGDMKIADLGEGEFMNPKDTRTLARWDADDELRPALTVVSRQRGTVRATAIIKGSGSMRSSTYLLSGRQGAEGRTIKGVRRGDTVNVVERAYGSPNSVFVSGRGRYYLYQSPYRDERVGIIFRFDDKQAVESWVAFRSAHRN is encoded by the coding sequence ATGCCGTCGCGATGTGCGATATGGTGGATCGGAACGCTCGTTCTGACATGGTCCTCACTCGCCTGCGCTGAAGAATTCCTCCCCGCTTCCAATCAGAAGGTTCGCGTCAGCCGGCAAGTATTCGATCAACTCGTCCGGTCGGTCAACGATCCTCGCACTCCGCCGGAATTCCGCATCGTCAAAGGCAAAGCCACCACCTTCGACGTCGCGCAGTTTCTCCCCGGCCGGCATGCCGTCTATCTCGAGGAGGAATTCTACGACCTGCTGCAGTCGTCGCTTCCCAAAGAACAAGCCAACGGGTTGGCGCTCATCCTCGGTCATGAACTCGCACATTTTTACCGCAACCATCGCTGGGCGGAAGGATTTGGCCGCGCCTTTGCGCACCGCCAAACGGCGTTAGGAGGCGGAGAGAGCGGGGAAGACGTGCCCCGGATCGAATCCGCCAAGGAACGGAGGCGGTTGGAAGCGGAGGCGGACTACTTCGGAGGGTTCTACAGTTTCCTGGCAGGGTATCAACCCCTTTCGGTGGCGACTCCGGTGTTCGATGCCATCTACACGCACTACCGGTTCGATCCCGGGCTTCCCGCCTACGAACACCTCAAGCACCGCCGGGAGACCGCGAAGGAGGCCCAACAGCGGCTCCGCGAATTGGCTCCGTTGTTTGAGACGGGGGTGTATGCGCTGCTGATCGGCGATTACACCAGCTCAGGATTGATCTTCGACCGGATCGCCACTGAGTTTCCGGGGCCTGAAATCCTCAATAACGCCGGGGTGGCCGAGGCGCTCGATGCGTTGCAATGGTTTTCGGAAACCGAGAACAGATTCGTCTATCCGTTCGAAATCGATTCAGAATCGCGGCTTGCCGGAGAAGGGCAGCGGGGCATGACGTTCGCCGATCCGGAGCAACGGCGCGGGCGTCGGAACGATTTGCTGGAGCAGGCCCGGCGTCATCTCGAGAAAGCGGTCGCCATGAACCCGTCGTATGCGATGGCCCTGCTCAACCTGGCCTGTGTATTCGACCTGCTGGGCGACTATGAGTCGGCCGGTTCTAGAGCCGAGGCGGCCCGGTTGCTTGCGCAGTCCCAGGGCGCCGCCGAGATGCTGGCTCGTGCGCATGCCGTCAAGGGGATCGTATTCTCCCATCAAGGTGATGATGAATCGGCCAAACGGGAATTTGGACTGGCTGCGAATAGCGGGAACGGCGCCGGTGTCGAGAACCTCGCGCGCATCAATGCGCCGGCGGGTCGAGCAAGTCTTCACGTTGCCGAACCTCGAACGCTCGCTCTTCCCGAGCAGGTCGGGGACATGAAGATCGCCGATCTCGGGGAAGGTGAATTCATGAATCCCAAAGACACGCGGACCCTGGCTCGGTGGGATGCGGACGACGAGTTGCGGCCTGCCTTGACCGTTGTCTCCAGACAACGGGGAACGGTTCGTGCCACGGCGATCATCAAAGGCAGCGGATCGATGCGAAGCTCAACGTATCTTCTGAGCGGACGGCAGGGAGCCGAAGGCCGGACGATCAAGGGCGTTCGACGCGGGGATACCGTGAACGTAGTCGAGCGGGCCTATGGTTCTCCGAACTCGGTTTTCGTGTCGGGACGGGGTCGCTACTACCTGTATCAAAGTCCCTATCGGGATGAACGTGTCGGCATCATCTTCAGATTCGACGACAAACAGGCTGTCGAAAGTTGGGTGGCGTTCCGGTCGGCGCACAGAAACTGA